Within bacterium, the genomic segment ACTTGTTGTATTTGATGGTTCCTGGCCGGCGCCGTCGGTTGCGGCTTCCCTGGAAAATGGCAGTTCTGTCACGCTCTTCGCGCTCTCGGAAAGCACGAGCGAAGCCCTTTTTGAGGTGCTGGCGGAAAAGGGGATGCAGGATGTTGAATCATGTGAAACCGCTGTATGTGTTGATCGGCAGGTGGAGCGGCTTTGCCGTGAGCTCCCCGGTTGGGCATCCCAGTGGGGGAGGCTCCCGCTCAAGGATAAGACGCTAAGGGAATGGCTCCTCTTGCCCGATGGGAGGACCAGCGCCTATTGGCTCGGGCCGCTTTCGGAGAAAAATCCCCTAAAGACGGTCTCTTTCCTGTACATGGCCCAGATTCTGGCCGTGGAGGAGGAACTTCGAGAGAACGCATACGCAAAGTGCGCCATCTTCGTGGAACCGGAAGTGCTGCGAATGGGCCTGGGCAGGGCGGCGAACGAAGCGGGGGTTCGTTGCGAGGCCTCCGTCCGCAAAGTCGGGTTCCGGAGAGGGATAAGGCGCTGGCTCGGCGAAAAAAGGGGGATGTTTGCCGGACTCGTAGCGCTCGCCGAGGTCAGCGTTCGCTCCTTTCTGGCCAGGGCGGCGATGGGACCGAGATCCAAGCGGCTGCCTTCTGCTGGAGGGCTTCTCGCGGTCACTTATTTTCCTTACCTGGACGAAAAAGAAGCGGAGGCCGGAAGATTTCAGAACAAGTATTTTTGGCCCCTGCAGGAGATGCTAAAGGAGAAGGGGGAGTCTGTAGACTGGCTTTTGATGTATGTGAAAATTGAGAGCCAATCCTACCGCGATGCGCTCCGGGTCGCGAAAGCCCTGAAGGCGGGAGGGAGCCGACTGCTGATTTTCGAGGAGTTCGCCGGAGTGCGTGCACTGTTGCGCGTTTTTACCCGGTGGCTCAAACAGATAGTGCTCTATGCATTCATCGCCAGGAGAATCCACACAACTCTCGAAGAAGGGGAGACATCAAAATGCCTTGTCCCGGTTCTGATGGACCTGTTCCGGCGCACCTTCGTTGGGCTGGAGGCGGTGCGGGGCCTGCTCTTTTTCTTTGTGTTCCGGGAGTTTTTCGATACCACTCCATCGCCGCGGCTTTGCATCTATCTCTTCGAGATGCAGGCCTGGGAAATCGCCTTCTCGGCGGCGGCCCAGGAACGGGAGCCGCGGCCCAAGATCGTCGGATATCAACATACCTCGATTTCCAGGAATTATGTTTTTTACCGGCAGGATGCAAGAGACATGCGCCCCGGCGAAGAGGCCCTGACGCTTCCCTTGCCGGACGTGATCGCATGCAATGGAGAGATTCCCTCCTCGTTGCTGAAGGAGTCCGGTTTCTCGAACGTGCAGGTTGTGGAGTCGCTTCGCCATATCGGGTGGAGCCCAGGGAGCGAGCACGCTCGAGCGGAGAAGGAAAATTCCGGGAAACGCGAACCGATCCTTCTGGTCGCCGGTTCGATCGTAAGGGGGGAAACCCTCGAACTTCTTTCTCTGGTGTGGAGAGCGCGTCAGGAATTGAAGGGTTGGAGGGTTCTTCTCAAGGGACACCCCTCGATGCCGTTCGGTCCTTTGCTGAGGGAAAGCGGAATCTCCCCTGAAGCGGAGGGGCTGGAGATTGCCGAAGGCGCCATAAGCGATTGGCTCGAAAGGGCGCCAGCGGTTCTGGTCCCCACCAGCTCGGTGGCGGTCGAGGCCCTGGGGTACGGCTGCGAGGTATTTGTCCCCATTTTCCCTTCGGTTTTCAATATGAGCCCGTTGGCGGGGTACGAAAACCTGTACCGGAGGGTGTGCTCGCCCGCTGGGCTTGCCGCTGCGCTGGATGCGTTCCTTCAGGAAGGCCCCAAGGCGTCTGCGGAGGAAAAATCTTGCTTCCTGGATGCGTACTGGTGCCTTGATTCTTCCCTGGTCCGATGGAGGCGATTATTGGAAAATCATTGAAACGAACATTTCTCGTGGCCTCGCGTTTTCGTAAAGGCGTGAAGAAAATAAAGAGCTTCTCCAAGGCAGATTTTCTGGGTAGAGGCGCATTGCCAGATATTTCGTGAATGAAACAAGGAACTTTGAAATTGGAAAAGATCGCAAAAACTGAAAAGGCAGTCTTGCTGCTGGGTTTTGTCTATCTTGCTGTTTTTGTTTTTCTCGCCAGCGCGGGACTTGAGGGCGGCTTTGTGTATTTGTTGGCCGTGGTCAGCATCGCAGCGGCGGCGGTGGCCCTCTTCTCCCTGGAAGAGGCGCTGCTGGTTGGAATCTTTCTGCTTCCGCTGGTGTCCATACAGGGCCGCCTTCCCTTTTTGGACCACACGGTTTCCTTTGACCGGTTTTGGGTCGCTTGGTTTCCCCTGATCTGCCTTATCCGCCGGTTCCGCGAAGGGGCGAGGTCCATCCGGGTTCCGGCCGGGATGAAGACGGCCTGGCTCGTCGTTTTGGTTTTCGTTCTGTTGCGCACAACGATAACCTGGTGGAACGGAGAACTGGGCGGGGGGGGCGTGACCGAGTCTCTGAAATGGATATTACAGGGTTTCTTCTTTCTCGCAGTGGCGGACACCTTGGCCCGGAAGCCGGGGCTGAGCGTACGCGCCGTCCGGATGGTTTTGCTGTCCATCGGGTGTGTGGTTTCGGTGGCTCTGCTCCAAATCGTTTCGACCTCATTGCAGATTCCGTTTCCCAGGATGGTCTGGTTTCCCGAGGGAGATTTTCCCTTCCTGAAGTATTATTCCACAATCGGGCACCCGAATTTCCTGGCCGCCATCCTGGGGGTGGGGGTGTCCCTTGGGGTCATGGCCCTGGAGCGGGGGAGGGAGAAGTGGCTCTGGGCGGGTTTTCTCGTCGCGGTGATGGCCTTGTCCATGTTCACCAGAAGCCTGATCGCTTTGTTCATCGTTTTGCCGGTCCTGTTCATGTTGCTGCTCCGGCTAAGGGCTTTGCGCCTTTCTCGTTGGGCCTTGTCGGGAGTCTGTGGGGTGGTGTTCCTCGTTGCAGTTGGAGTGTGGGGAAATCAGGATATGTTCCGTGGAAACTCGTTCTCTGTGCGCGGGTACATTTATCAGGTCCTGAGTCCTGCCGTCCGCCGTTCTCTCGTTCTGGGATATGGGCCTGGAAGATTTGGAGCGGTCTTCGTTGACGCTGAACGGGATCTGCCGCTGGAAAAACTGCCCTTGTGGCGGAAGAAAATTGACGCCCGCATAGCCAGACAAATGGTAGAGAGCAAGGACGG encodes:
- a CDS encoding O-antigen ligase family protein, translated to MLSIGCVVSVALLQIVSTSLQIPFPRMVWFPEGDFPFLKYYSTIGHPNFLAAILGVGVSLGVMALERGREKWLWAGFLVAVMALSMFTRSLIALFIVLPVLFMLLLRLRALRLSRWALSGVCGVVFLVAVGVWGNQDMFRGNSFSVRGYIYQVLSPAVRRSLVLGYGPGRFGAVFVDAERDLPLEKLPLWRKKIDARIARQMVESKDGFLLLPPSDEHIFLKKKLSGDLVLKAAQKRDWNFQGEVFSEKAGTTRLFIERNGIKNYTDFNSIGGPGRDLRIFKPVAFAEFPGWEFIGERSRLPTGYSRVVDPQTGKDP